In Musa acuminata AAA Group cultivar baxijiao chromosome BXJ3-9, Cavendish_Baxijiao_AAA, whole genome shotgun sequence, a single genomic region encodes these proteins:
- the LOC135648459 gene encoding septum-promoting GTP-binding protein 1-like, which yields MSHVGQALVHLEAKWARLVRRFFHAVRGHLVSCSSCDGRYRQLKANLHAPNPMVVLHDIPQVDVVGVRTETEVDSDVLSLKISVLGDCHIGKTSFMTKCVGDMEEQRGVETAGLNLMDKIFDLKGARIAFRIWEVEGDDHLDHVPVACKDAVAVLIMFDLTNRCTLNNAICWYQQARRWNKTAIPVLIGTKFDDFVQLPLEMQWAIVNQARACARAMKATLFFSSATHNINVNKIFKFVVAKLFNLPWTVERNLNIGEPTIDF from the exons ATGAGTCACGTCGGCCAGGCTCTGGTCCACCTCGAGGCCAAGTGGGCTCGCCTTGTCCGCCGCTTCTTCCACGCCGTCCGGGGCCACCTCGTCTCGTGCTCCTCCTGCGACGGTCGGTACCGGCAGCTTAAGGCGAACCTGCATGCGCCGAATCCCATGGTGGTGCTACATGACATTCCCCAGGTGGATGTTGTGGGGGTGCGCACGGAAACGGAGGTGGACTCCGATGTGCTGTCGTTGAAGATTAGCGTCCTCGGTGATTGCCATATTGGAAAAACAAGCTTCATG ACCAAGTGTGTGGGAGATATGGAGGAACAGAGAGGAGTAGAAACTGCAGGATTGAATCTAATGGACAAAATTTTCGATCTCAAGGGAGCAAGGATCGCTTTCAGGATATGGGAGGTAGAAG GTGATGATCATCTGGATCATGTCCCCGTCGCCTGTAAAGATGCTGTAGCAGTTCTCATTATGTTCGATCTTACCAACCGATGTACGCTAAACAA TGCTATTTGCTGGTACCAACAAGCAAGAAGATGGAACAAG ACCGCGATTCCTGTACTTATAGGGACCAAGTTTGATGACTTCGTTCAGCTTCCTCTTGAAATGCAATGGGCGATCGTGAATCAG GCCAGAGCATGCGCAAGAGCGATGAAAGCGACACTGTTTTTTTCGAGTGCCACCCACAACATTAACGTGAACAAGATCTTCAAGTTTGTCGTGGCCAAGTTGTTCAACTTGCCATGGACGGTGGAGAGAAATTTGAACATAGGAGAACCTACCATTGATTTCTAG